In a single window of the Petrotoga olearia DSM 13574 genome:
- a CDS encoding M50 family metallopeptidase, whose amino-acid sequence MTVLLSIIWFLIIISVIVVVHEFGHFIFAKIFKTRVEEFSIGFGPSLFKIPGKETTFRFNIIPLGGYVRLAGEEVLEEGYKDTDPSLFYNKKPFQKFLIAFAGPLFSFLLGYFLFVGIAGVYGFPEVIVERVGRDSIAAQAGLEPGDIIKKANGDYVFNPSILELEIPSGNPLELTVVRNGEEIIVTLIPELTNERAIFTLYGIEDTELLNLKNKEIILLNGEEDLYTVMSRMESGDPIELQLEDGTIIEGKLSQYSYFLPMYETGIVYSTFSNVIAKGNDVFMQGDKIIEINGVSINNGSDLQNAIYRIQLNSDELMFAVSGKEIINEYKPFIDNTLELLVERNGQIIHINLSKNEFLDFIVQPGVLEAPYENWHPKGIEALTAPIQWANNLISLTFRSFGQLFTGRLSADQIAGPVGAAAIIGQAAMVGFDAILNLTALITISLGVFNLIPIPGLDGGRIVFSIYEIITRKRVSSKVEAIVNTIGFLFLIFLMIFVTYNDIMRFF is encoded by the coding sequence ATGACCGTTCTATTATCAATTATTTGGTTTTTGATTATCATATCCGTTATTGTAGTTGTTCATGAATTTGGGCATTTTATTTTTGCAAAAATCTTTAAGACAAGAGTAGAAGAGTTCTCTATAGGTTTTGGACCATCATTGTTTAAGATTCCAGGTAAAGAAACTACCTTTAGATTCAATATTATTCCTTTGGGTGGATATGTTAGATTAGCTGGTGAAGAAGTATTAGAAGAAGGTTATAAGGATACTGACCCTTCATTATTTTACAATAAGAAGCCTTTCCAGAAATTTTTGATAGCTTTTGCCGGACCTTTGTTTTCTTTCCTTTTAGGTTATTTTCTTTTTGTGGGAATAGCTGGTGTTTACGGTTTTCCTGAGGTGATTGTTGAGAGAGTAGGAAGGGACAGTATCGCTGCGCAAGCTGGTCTTGAACCTGGTGATATCATTAAAAAAGCAAATGGTGATTATGTATTTAATCCATCTATTTTAGAGTTGGAAATACCTTCTGGGAACCCATTAGAGTTAACTGTTGTAAGAAATGGGGAAGAAATTATTGTTACTTTAATTCCAGAACTTACGAATGAAAGAGCAATTTTTACTTTATACGGTATTGAAGATACTGAATTGCTCAATCTGAAAAACAAAGAGATTATTTTACTAAATGGTGAAGAAGATTTATACACTGTTATGAGTCGAATGGAAAGTGGTGATCCAATAGAGTTGCAGTTAGAAGATGGAACTATTATTGAAGGTAAGCTCTCCCAATATTCATATTTTCTTCCTATGTATGAAACAGGTATCGTGTACTCTACTTTTTCAAACGTTATCGCAAAAGGTAACGATGTTTTCATGCAAGGAGATAAAATAATCGAAATTAATGGTGTATCCATTAATAACGGGTCTGATTTGCAAAATGCAATTTATCGAATTCAATTAAATTCAGACGAATTAATGTTCGCTGTTTCAGGTAAAGAAATTATTAATGAATATAAACCTTTTATAGATAATACCCTTGAGTTGCTAGTAGAGAGAAATGGACAGATTATTCATATTAATCTATCCAAAAATGAATTTTTAGATTTTATCGTTCAACCTGGAGTTTTAGAGGCCCCATACGAGAACTGGCATCCAAAAGGTATTGAAGCTCTTACTGCCCCTATTCAATGGGCAAATAATTTGATCTCTTTAACTTTCAGATCTTTTGGGCAGTTATTCACTGGCAGACTGAGTGCCGATCAGATAGCAGGTCCTGTTGGAGCTGCTGCCATAATAGGTCAGGCTGCAATGGTCGGGTTTGATGCTATTTTAAATTTAACCGCTTTGATAACTATTAGTTTAGGAGTTTTTAATTTGATCCCAATACCTGGATTAGATGGCGGTAGAATCGTTTTTTCTATCTATGAAATAATAACTAGAAAAAGGGTAAGTTCAAAAGTCGAGGCGATAGTGAATACTATCGGATTTTTGTTCTTGATATTTTTGATGATTTTTGTCACTTATAACGATATAATGAGATTTTTCTAA